A part of Andrena cerasifolii isolate SP2316 chromosome 10, iyAndCera1_principal, whole genome shotgun sequence genomic DNA contains:
- the LOC143374127 gene encoding phospholipid phosphatase 5, which yields MGNTRRTNFSTGFWFDILLRIVLAALYIELENAEPFTRKIHEDELWLYKNPRTNSYVPTTVLWPLVFVMPTIVIFLAFLVYKDKTDSYQAVLSVTLALGFNGAVTDILKLIVGRPRPDFFWRCFPSGQTNPDFQCNGNPVVIRDGRKSFPSGHSSFAFASFGFIALYVAGKLRTFSLVGKGQSWKLCAFILPICVAFVIALSRTCDYHHHWQDVVAGSMIGYLLAYMCYRHYYPPLDSQVCHKPYAVLNLGVQLELTRNKDEQIKWI from the exons ATGGGTAATACACGCCGTACGAATTTCTCGACAGGATTTTGGTTTGACATATTATTGCGGATTGTTTTAGCAGCATTATATAT CGAATTAGAAAACGCAGAACCGTTTACAAGGAAAATTCATGAGGATGAATTATGGTTATATAAAAATCCTAGAACCAACTCGTATGTTCCAACTACAGTATTATGG CCCCTAGTCTTCGTGATGCCTACCATAGTTATCTTTCTTGCTTTCTTAGTTTATAAGGACAAAACTGATTCCTATCAAGCAGTATTATCTGTAACATTAGCTTTAGGATTCAATGGCGCAGTTACAGACATTTTAAAACTTATAGTTG GCCGTCCCAGGCCAGATTTCTTTTGGAGGTGTTTCCCTAGTGGACAAACAAATCCCGACTTTCAGTGCAATGGAAATCCAGTTGTTATAAGAGATGGAAGAAAGTCATTTCCAAGCGGACATTCTTCGT TTGCATTTGCGAGCTTTGGTTTTATTGCACTATACGTAGCTGGAAAGCTACGTACATTCAGCTTAGTAGGCAAAGGACAATCGTGGAAATTGTGTGCATTTATTTTGCCAATTTGCGTCGCTTTTGTAATTGCGCTGAGTAGAACTTGCGATTATCATCATCATTGGCAAG atgTGGTTGCCGGATCTATGATAGGATACCTTTTGGCATACATGTGTTATAGACACTATTATCCGCCATTAGACTCGCAGGTATGTCATAAGCCATATGCTGTGCTGAACCTTGGAGTTCAATTAGAGCTTACAAGAAATAAAGATGAACAGATCAAATGGATATAG